Within the Planctomycetia bacterium genome, the region ATCCGCAGGTCGGGCCGGACGGTCTCACGGAGCCGGACGAGGAGGCCGAGGACGATGTCCATCTCGATCGTCCGCTCGTGGAACTCGTCGAGGATCACCGCGCCGATCCCCTCCAGGCCGAGATCGCCGAGCAGGCGTCGGAGCATGATCCCGGTGGTCTCGACGACGAGCCGTGTGTCGCGGCCGGCACGGGTGTCGAAGCGGACGCGGTAGCCCACCTCGCCCCCCACCGGGCCGCCGCGGATGGCGGCGATCTGCCGGGCCACGGCCCGGGCCGCGAGCCGGCGCGGCTGGAGGAGGACCACGCTCCTGTTCGGCGACAGGTCGTCGAGGATTGCCGCCGGCACGAGCATGGTCTTGCCCGATCCGGGCGGCGCGGTGACGACGACCGCGCCGCCACGCGAGGCAGCCACGGCGTCGGCGAGGACGGACGCGACGGGAAGGTCGGCGGGAAGCCGGGCGAGCATTGTTGATGCGGACGGGAGCGGGTGCAGTCAGAAAAGAAAAGGGTCAATCGGGGATTTTTGTGGGTAGCTCCGTAGTGGAGAATGCGGCTTTCCCCCGGAGGCAAATCGCATGTTCGACACGGAACTCCATCAGCAGGTTCTTGGCTTGACCGCTCCTTGGAAGGTGACGGACGTGAGGCTCGATGTCGAGTCGACCGAGATCCATGTCCACGTTGAGCACCCCGAAGGCTGCCGCTGGATCTGCCCGCATTGTAGCCGTGAGTTGGCCTGCTACGACCACGCCCCCGAGCGGCAATGGCAGCATCTCAACACCTGCCAGTTCCACACGCTGGTCCATGCCCGTGTCCCACGGGTCGAGTGCCCGGAGCACGGAGTGGTGCAGGTCAAGGTGCCGTGTGCAGAGCCCCATGGCCGCTTCACTCTGCTCATGGAGCGGTTCGTGATCGACGTTCTCCAAGCCTGCCAGGCCGTGAAGGGAGCCTGCACGCTCGTCGGCATCAGCTGGGATCAGGCTTGGCACGTCCTCGAGCGAGCCGTCGCTCGCGGGCTGGCCCGCAAGCAAGCAACCGCCATCGCCCGCATCGGCGTCGATGAGAAGGCGTTCCGCAAAGGCCATCGGTATCTGACGATCGTCAACGACGTTGACCGCGGAACCGTCGAGTTCGTCGCGTAAGGCCGGGAAAAAGCGAGTGTGGCGGCATTCTATGAGTCCCGCACCCCAGATCAGCTCGCGGGCATTGAGGCAGTCGCGATGGACATGTGGGAGCCGTACATCCAATCCACTCTCGAAGCCGTTCCTCTGGCTTCCTCCAAGATCGTCTTCGACCGCTTCCATGTCATGCAGCACATGACCCAAGCTGTAGACGTCGTGCGTCGCCGTGAGAATCGGCTGCTGATCACCGAGGACGATGACCGCCTCAAGGGCACGAAGTACCTGTGGATCTCCTCCAAGGAGAACGTCCATCCCAAACGCCGGGCCGAGCTCCGCTTCCTCCGGGGAAGCGATCTCAAGACTGCCCGTGCCTGGGCCATCAAGGAGAACCTGCGGCACCTGTGGTCGTTCCGTGTCGAGGGCTGGGCTCGGCGCTTCTTCTCTCAATGGAGCGGCTGGGCGATGCGGAGCCGCCTCGAGCCGATAAAGGCGGTAGCCCGATTGATCGACCGCCGCCTCGACAACATCATCACCCACTGCCGCCATCAACTGACCAACGCGGTCGCCGAGGGCCGCAACAGCAAGATCATGGCCATCAAGCGTCGGGCCGGCGGCTACCGC harbors:
- a CDS encoding hypothetical protein (possible pseudo, internal stop codon); the encoded protein is MQVKVPCAEPHGRFTLLMERFVIDVLQACQAVKGACTLVGISWDQAWHVLERAVARGLARKQATAIARIGVDEKAFRKGHRYLTIVNDVDRGTVEFVA
- a CDS encoding hypothetical protein (possible pseudo, internal stop codon) codes for the protein MAAFYESRTPDQLAGIEAVAMDMWEPYIQSTLEAVPLASSKIVFDRFHVMQHMTQAVDVVRRRENRLLITEDDDRLKGTKYLWISSKENVHPKRRAELRFLRGSDLKTARAWAIKENLRHLWSFRVEGWARRFFSQWSGWAMRSRLEPIKAVARLIDRRLDNIITHCRHQLTNAVAEGRNSKIMAIKRRAGGYRNVGNFKDVIYFYCGGLRLYP